The Anastrepha ludens isolate Willacy chromosome 2, idAnaLude1.1, whole genome shotgun sequence genome contains a region encoding:
- the LOC128857519 gene encoding 40S ribosomal protein S25, translating into MPPKKDAKSSAKQPQKTQKKKEGSGGGKAKKKKWSKGKVRDKLNNQILFDKATYEKLYKEVPQYKLITPSVVSERLKIRGSLAKRALVELRDKGLIKQVVQHHSQVIYTRATKGDDA; encoded by the exons ATG CCACCAAAGAAGGACGCAAAATCGTCGGCTAAACAGCCACAAAAGACACAGAAGAAGAAGGAGGGAAGCGGTGGTGGTAAagccaagaagaagaagtggtcAAAAGGCAAAGTCAGGGACAAGTTGAACAACCAAATTCTGTTCGACAAAGCCACGTATGAAAAGTTGTACAAGGAAGTGCCACAATATAAACTGATAACTCCTTCAGTGGTATCGGAACGTTTGAAAATTCGTGGTTCTTTAGCCAAAAGGGCGCTGGTAGAATTACGTGACAAAG GTCTGATTAAGCAAGTTGTCCAACATCACTCACAAGTGATCTATACACGTGCTACCAAGGGTGATGATGCGTAA
- the LOC128870574 gene encoding zinc transporter 7, which translates to MIPLTHKDRSNLSYRIKEKLNSWRRLIFSDRNSRNLFLFLLLNLSFAFVELFYGIWTNSLGLISDSFHMFFDCTGLLAGLAASVITKWKANDKFSYGYVRAEVLAGFVNSLFLLFIAFFILSEGVERLIEPPEVKHERLFLVSVLGLLVNLVGIYAFQHGHGHSHGGGGGHGHSHGGGGHGHSHGTNNHIDMNNHNHQSITLDGGHGHSHGGGHGHSHGGIDDIAGSNSQIMRGVFLHILADTLGSVGVIVSAVLMQMFGWMIADPICSIFIALLIAMSVLGLIKESILILMQRQPSALDRALPQCYQKVTGLAGVYAVQDPHFWTLCSDVYVGAIKLEVSKNVDPKYVVTHARMIFESVGVKQIYIQLDYV; encoded by the exons ATGATACCGTTAACGCACAAGGACCGTAGCAATCTCAGCTACCGTATAAAGGAAAAGTTGAATAGTTGGAGGCGGCTCATTTTCTCGGATCGCAATTCACGAAATCTGTTCCTCTTTCTGCTACTTAATTTGAGTTTTGCATTCGTGGAACTTTTCTATGGCATATGGACGAATAGTTTAG GCCTCATATCGGACTCGTTTCACATGTTCTTTGACTGCACTGGTTTGTTGGCTGGTCTTGCAGCTTCAGTGATCACCAAGTGGAAAGCGAATGATAAATTTTCTTACGGTTATGTGCGCGCAGAAGTGTTGGCCGGCTTCGTTAATAGCCTCTTTCTACTTTTCAttgctttctttattttatctGAGGGTGTGGAACGTTTAATTGAACCGCCAGAGGTGAAACACGAACGATTGTTTCTGGTATCTGTACTCGGACTGCTGGTTAATCTAGTTGGTATCTATGCCTTTCAACACGGCCATGGGCATTCACATGGAGGCGGCGGTGGTCATGGTCACTCACATGGAGGTGGTGGTCACGGTCATTCCCACGGCACAAACAATCACATTGATATGAATAATCACAATCATCAATCGATAACATTGGATGGTG GTCATGGTCACAGCCATGGCGGTGGACATGGGCACTCGCATGGAGGAATTGACGACATCGCTGGCAGCAATTCACAAATTATGCGTGGTGTCTTTCTACATATTCTAGCTGACACGCTTGGCTCGGTAGGCGTTATCGTATCTGCGGTGCTGATGCAAATGTTCGGTTGGATGATTGCCGATCCAATTTGTTCAATCTTCATTGCTTTGCTCATTGCTATGAGTGTTTTAGGTCTAATAAAGGAATCAATATTGATATTAATGCAACGGCAACCGTCAGCGCTGGATCGCGCGCTGCCACAATGCTATCAGAAAGTGACTGGCTTGGCTGGCGTTTACGCTGTACAGGATCCACATTTTTGGACATTGTGTTCGGACGTCTACGTTGGAGCCATTAAATTAGAGGTTTCCAAAAACGTAGATCCCAAATATGTGGTTACGCATGCGCGCATGATCTTTGAATCCGTTGGGGTTAAACAAATCTACATACAGCTGGACTATGTGTGA
- the LOC128870576 gene encoding translationally-controlled tumor protein homolog produces the protein MKIYKDIITGDEMFADTYKMKLVDEVIYEVYGKLVTRSHGEINIEGFNPSAEEADEGTDSAVESGVDVVLNHRLQECFAFGDKKSFTLYLKDYMKKVLAKLEENAPDQVDVFKTNMNKVMKEILGRFKDLQFYTGESMDCDGMVAMCEYREIDGVSTPVLMFFKHGLDEEKC, from the coding sequence ATGAAGATCTACAAGGATATCATCACTGGTGACGAAATGTTCGCCGATACCTATAAAATGAAACTGGTAGATGAAGTTATTTACGAAGTTTACGGTAAACTAGTAACCCGTTCTCATGGAGAAATTAATATCGAAGGCTTCAACCCATCGGCTGAGGAGGCCGATGAGGGCACCGATTCCGCCGTCGAGTCTGGCGTCGATGTGGTCTTAAATCATCGCCTGCAGGAGTGCTTCGCATTCGGTGACAAAAAGTCGTTCACACTCTACCTCAAAGACTACATGAAGAAAGTGCTGGCCAAGTTAGAGGAAAACGCCCCTGACCAAGTTGATGTTTTCAAGACCAACATGAACAAGGTAATGAAAGAAATCCTTGGACGTTTCAAAGACTTGCAATTCTACACCGGAGAATCAATGGACTGCGATGGTATGGTAGCCATGTGTGAATACCGTGAAATCGACGGTGTAAGCACACCCGTGCTCATGTTCTTCAAGCATGGACTAGACGAAGAGaagtgttaa
- the LOC128870567 gene encoding succinate dehydrogenase cytochrome b560 subunit, mitochondrial: MYAITRSLIRSSALRQGIQKMQVAVPARQVTLKVVSASEAIQTETFDEKNQRLGRELSPYLTIYKPQLTSLLSVTHRGTGIALTSYAWALGLGALMSSHDISHYVTIIEGLHLGSATLVALKFALAFPLAIHSCCGVRHLLWDTGRFLKITEVYLTGYVTLGISFVLSAILACL, from the exons AT GTATGCCATAACTCGTTCGCTTATTCGTTCGTCTGCCTTGCGTCAAGGCATTCAAAAGATGCAGGTTGCTGTTCCGGCtcgtcaagtcactttgaaagtGGTATCTGCAAGTGAAGCGATTCAGACGGAAACATTTGACGAGAAAAATCAACGTCTTGGACGTGAATTATCTCCATATTTGACCATCTATAAGCCACAGTTGACATCACTATTGTCCGTTACACATCGCGGCACAGGCATTGCGTTGACCAGCTATGCTTGGGCCTTGGGTTTGGGTGCATTGATGTCTTCGCATGATATTTCGCACTACGTTACTATTATTGAGGGTCTGCATTTAGGTTCTGCGACTTTGGTTGCACTTAAGTTTGCCTTGGCCTTTCCATTGGCTATTCACAGTTGCTGCGGCGTTCGCCATTTATTATGGGATACTGGCCGTTTTCTTAAAATCACTGAGGTCTACTTGACAGGTTATGTAACCCTTGGTATTAGCTTCGTACTGTCAGCTATCTTGGCATGTTTGTAA